A stretch of Roseibium porphyridii DNA encodes these proteins:
- a CDS encoding DUF4440 domain-containing protein: MADDGGFAGAGNDPAVGAGAGANGDAEVAIAELFDDYQSGFNDYDVDRICDCFAMPAIIWQHEKGHVFADEEELIENIEALLKALEKEGVSHSEFRVASSHVSGSAALVTLDWTQENSDGEPVFEFTCHYQLIQDGSDWVIACIIND, from the coding sequence ATGGCGGATGACGGTGGTTTTGCGGGTGCTGGCAACGACCCGGCAGTTGGCGCAGGTGCCGGAGCGAACGGCGATGCCGAAGTGGCCATTGCCGAACTCTTTGATGATTACCAGTCAGGTTTCAACGACTACGACGTGGATCGCATCTGCGATTGTTTCGCAATGCCTGCAATCATCTGGCAACATGAAAAGGGGCACGTCTTTGCCGATGAAGAAGAGCTGATTGAGAACATAGAAGCGCTTCTGAAAGCCCTCGAGAAAGAAGGTGTCAGTCATTCGGAGTTTCGTGTCGCTTCCAGCCATGTCAGCGGATCGGCAGCTCTGGTGACGCTGGACTGGACGCAAGAGAATTCAGACGGTGAGCCCGTCTTCGAATTCACTTGTCACTACCAGCTTATTCAGGACGGCTCGGACTGGGTGATTGCCTGCATAATCAATGATTGA
- a CDS encoding ligase-associated DNA damage response exonuclease has protein sequence MSDLLTLAPEGLFCSQAGAHIDPIRPVEKAIITHGHADHARAGHGAVLATRQTLDIMAIRYGENFCGTAQSAECGETLTVGGVTVSLHPAGHVLGSAQVLLQKGGRRTVVSGDYKRQSDPTCAEFELIRCDTFVTEATFGLPVFRHPPASQEIDKLLSSHDLFPEQAHLVGAYALGKAQRVIGELRAAGYEKTIYLHGALEKLTAYYQSQGIDLGSVEPVAKRGKELQGEIILCPPGQLADRWARRFGDPVTAMASGWMRVRARARQRGAELPLILSDHADWDDLCRTILETGAEQIWVTHGAEEALVHWCELNGRKARPLNMIGYDDGEDADNAVAAEV, from the coding sequence ATGTCCGATCTCCTCACGCTCGCGCCGGAAGGGCTCTTTTGTTCTCAGGCCGGTGCGCATATTGACCCGATAAGACCGGTCGAAAAGGCCATTATCACGCATGGGCATGCCGACCATGCTCGGGCGGGTCACGGCGCGGTTCTGGCCACACGTCAGACGCTGGACATCATGGCGATCCGCTACGGCGAGAATTTTTGCGGCACGGCTCAGTCTGCGGAGTGCGGCGAGACACTCACCGTCGGTGGCGTCACTGTGTCGCTTCACCCAGCTGGTCATGTTCTTGGGTCCGCCCAGGTTTTGCTGCAAAAGGGAGGTCGGCGGACAGTGGTCTCTGGAGACTACAAAAGACAGAGTGACCCGACTTGCGCCGAATTTGAGCTTATTCGCTGCGACACTTTCGTGACGGAAGCGACCTTCGGTCTGCCGGTGTTCCGCCATCCTCCGGCATCGCAGGAGATCGACAAACTCCTGTCCTCCCATGATCTGTTCCCCGAACAGGCCCATCTCGTTGGAGCCTATGCGCTTGGCAAGGCGCAAAGGGTCATCGGAGAATTGCGCGCAGCGGGCTACGAGAAGACGATTTATCTACACGGCGCACTGGAAAAACTGACCGCGTATTACCAGAGCCAGGGCATTGATCTGGGCTCCGTGGAACCCGTCGCAAAACGGGGTAAAGAGCTTCAGGGAGAGATCATCCTGTGTCCCCCTGGCCAGCTTGCGGACAGATGGGCGCGGCGGTTCGGCGACCCCGTGACTGCCATGGCCTCCGGTTGGATGCGTGTGCGCGCCCGTGCACGCCAGCGCGGCGCTGAATTGCCCCTGATCCTGTCTGATCATGCCGACTGGGACGACCTTTGCCGGACCATTCTTGAAACGGGTGCCGAACAAATCTGGGTGACGCATGGCGCCGAAGAAGCGCTTGTCCACTGGTGCGAATTGAATGGACGAAAGGCACGTCCACTCAATATGATAGGGTATGACGATGGTGAGGATGCCGACAATGCGGTGGCGGCTGAGGTGTAA
- a CDS encoding DUF4189 domain-containing protein — MKSFVFMGFLAAGVVSGHGISAASESLAYQCNLGDGFAFVQTIPEEGRAVYQGDTGNLNLVPDGRGGYFNDLEEVSFADQNGQPALYLGDVAFACQLAAPRPTRSQTHAGGAVGGNETRLNAQGQSLGGKLRDGPGMNFRQTGSLAEGTWITILTNTGVRFNGYDWFEVATDRGQRGFQWGGIMCSYGQQIAGIFEQCGARSAQNPQQAANAAQQLNVQGQSLGGKLRGGPGTNYAQVGSLTEGTWVTILRNTGVRFDGYDWFEVATDRGQRGFQWGGIMCSNGQQISGIFQQCGSQPPQQPVQNRSTGSAGGWMAFALAPNGAYGHGAAPTQAGAEQFAMNYCGGPQCRIADTTQARCHALAIAPGSNGIGAGESEQAAQGFAMGWCANNGASNCRIEYTYCQ, encoded by the coding sequence TTGAAATCGTTTGTTTTTATGGGGTTTTTGGCTGCAGGAGTGGTCTCGGGCCATGGCATCTCGGCTGCCTCGGAAAGTCTTGCTTATCAATGCAATCTCGGCGACGGTTTCGCATTCGTGCAAACGATCCCCGAAGAGGGGCGTGCAGTCTATCAAGGTGACACTGGTAACCTGAACCTTGTTCCGGACGGGCGCGGTGGATATTTCAATGACCTCGAGGAAGTGTCTTTTGCGGACCAAAACGGTCAGCCCGCGCTTTATCTCGGCGACGTTGCCTTTGCCTGCCAGCTGGCGGCTCCGCGCCCCACACGTAGTCAGACCCACGCGGGGGGCGCTGTCGGCGGAAATGAGACGCGCCTGAATGCTCAGGGTCAGTCGCTCGGTGGCAAACTTCGCGATGGGCCAGGCATGAATTTTCGCCAGACGGGAAGTCTTGCCGAAGGAACATGGATCACCATCCTGACAAACACTGGCGTTCGGTTTAACGGCTACGACTGGTTTGAAGTTGCAACTGACCGTGGACAGCGCGGTTTTCAGTGGGGCGGTATCATGTGCTCCTATGGCCAGCAGATCGCGGGCATTTTCGAGCAATGCGGTGCCCGGTCCGCACAGAACCCCCAGCAGGCTGCGAATGCTGCACAGCAATTGAATGTTCAGGGACAATCTCTTGGCGGAAAACTTCGTGGCGGTCCGGGAACCAACTATGCACAGGTTGGAAGTCTGACCGAGGGAACCTGGGTCACGATCCTCAGAAACACCGGCGTTCGGTTTGACGGTTATGACTGGTTTGAAGTTGCGACCGATCGTGGCCAGCGCGGTTTCCAGTGGGGTGGCATAATGTGCTCCAACGGACAGCAAATATCAGGCATTTTTCAGCAATGTGGCAGTCAGCCTCCGCAGCAACCGGTGCAAAACAGGTCAACCGGCTCAGCCGGCGGCTGGATGGCGTTCGCGCTCGCGCCGAACGGCGCGTACGGTCACGGAGCTGCACCAACACAGGCCGGAGCCGAGCAGTTCGCCATGAACTATTGTGGTGGGCCGCAATGCCGGATCGCCGACACAACGCAGGCCAGATGTCACGCGCTTGCGATCGCTCCCGGCAGCAACGGTATCGGAGCAGGAGAGAGTGAGCAGGCGGCCCAGGGTTTTGCGATGGGGTGGTGCGCCAACAACGGCGCCTCCAACTGCCGGATCGAATACACCTATTGTCAGTAG